The DNA segment TATAAGACATCAGTGTTTCTAACAGAACTACGTGGACTACtaatttactttaaaatctGTTGAACTGGTTAAAGGAATTTTCTTCATTCTCTCCACATATGTCTACCTGATGTGTGATCACTCGTTGGGTAATTTTTGTGGATGTGCTGGATATAAAGGAACAGCAGGAACAGGCCGAAGGCAATGAATGATGCTATTGTACAGCACACCAGGAAAGAGTAACTGCCCTGACTGTGGATCACCtgcaggaagacacacacatacacacagtgggTTTATAATCTGAAACAACTCTGCAATCAGTGCTGGAAAGCAATGTAGCCACAGAACAGATTTATAATGGCAGTGCTTCCACTTCATTCATTAGACACAGCAGgctgccacagacacacaatgatTATACCATGCTGCAGGCAAGTACCTGACAATGCTGAAACACTTTTAAACTGATATTGAAGTCCACAACAGGGTTTCGGgaatgtttttctctcattgttATCATAAAAGCCTGTTCCACATTtcattgtgaataaaatgacattcaAGCGGAAAGGACGCTTTCTTACAGATCCTACAAGAAGCTGCAGCATCATCTCTCCTGTGCTGGCACTGGTCACCAGGACAGTTGTGGCACAACCTTGAACACACGAGATGAACAGAAATGTTACATGAAATCTACATACACGGAGGGCTAAAAATGActaatacatacaaacatacattaagTGAATTGAGGATGAGATGAGTTTGGTGCTGAGAGTCGTGTGTGTCGTAATATGTGTATTAGTTTACCTTTGTAGTCCAGTACATCCTCTGTAAAGGCCAGCATTGAGGGGAACACACTACTTATGCACAGTCCCAATACGCAAGTACCaatgaagagaaacacacagctgttgtaGAAGATCAACAACAGGCACTGCACCATGATGACCCCCACctgtgagagacacacagacagaaagtcacAGTGAGAAGACTGAACAGCTGACCACTGTTATAGCGTACTGAGGCACAAAAAATAAGCGTCAACTGCAAAAGCGATCAAATTCCATGGAATATAAAAAATTCCGGAAGAGGTATagtatatttatacattttatcttgtttattATGTTGGTCCAAAGGACtaaagatgaataaatgaaatagtCCAATGTCTAACAGCTGTAATAATTGTGGAACGTGTTCCAAAAGACAGCCTGACAGCTGGCATGGACTCATCATAAACTGATATGAGTCATTCACCTATGACATCAACTATGAAACATATGCTCATACATGTagataattaatttaaaaaaaaaggtccaatgtCCAACAGCTGTAATAATTGTGGAACGTGTTCCAAAAGACAGCCTGACAGCTGGCATGAGCCAGAGTTGGTCCAGAGACCAAAAGATCTTCAGTACAATTAATCAACGATTCATTGATTATTCTCAACATCAATGTGTTGTTGACAAAGATTCAGTTGCAAGAGTTTTGTCCTTAACACAGATGTGTTGTTGTCCAAATTATGAGGACACCTAGAAACAAGGAGTTGGAGGAGTACGTAATCTGACTACCATATGTGTGGTCACATCTCGCGATGGGGGAAATGTGTGCCCAAGAGCTGCCTCAACCCAGAACACGTAAGAGGTCACGACTCACACCATCACGGTAGCATGCATCCAAAACGCAGCTGCCTAGCTGCCGAAACCCGGGATCGAACCAGGGACCTTTAGATCTTCAGTCTAACGCTCTCCCAACTGAGCTATTTCGGCCTAAAATCCATACTACGGTGGCCTTCAGGTGAAAAACATGTtgcaaaaactattttaaacagCCGATTAAGTGGCTGTCACTGAGCATGGACTCATCATAAACAGATATGAGCCATTCACCTGTGACATCAACTATGAAACATATGCTCATACATGTAggaaattaataataaaaaaaaaaaggtccaatgtCCAACAGCTGTAATAATTCTGGAACGTGTTCCAAAAGACAGCCTGACAGCTGGCAGAGCCAGAGTTGGTCCAGAGACCAAAAGATCTTCAGTACAATTAATCAACCATGCATTGATTATTCTCAACACAGATGTGTTGTTGTCCAAATTATAAGGacacctagaaaaaaaaaggtccaatgtCCAACAGCTGTAATAATTGTGGAACGTGTTCCAAAAGACAGCCTGACAGCTGGCATGAGCCAGAGTTGGTCCAGAGACCAAAAGATCTTCAGTACAATTAATCAACGATTCATTGATTATTCTCAACATCGATGTGTTGTTGACAAAGATTCAGTTG comes from the Larimichthys crocea isolate SSNF chromosome VI, L_crocea_2.0, whole genome shotgun sequence genome and includes:
- the LOC113745866 gene encoding major facilitator superfamily domain-containing protein 4A-like, whose protein sequence is MVQCLLLIFYNSCVFLFIGTCVLGLCISSVFPSMLAFTEDVLDYKGCATTVLVTSASTGEMMLQLLVGSVIHSQGSYSFLVCCTIASFIAFGLFLLFLYIQHIHKNYPTSDHTSDSSKSIDMEEKPDKTGGS